From the Astatotilapia calliptera chromosome 6, fAstCal1.2, whole genome shotgun sequence genome, one window contains:
- the LOC113023355 gene encoding scavenger receptor cysteine-rich type 1 protein M130-like, protein MRVQSWVFTWSSLVFYCVLMLSWALRSAGAHFSTARVGAQRLDFYKPLSAWRRCAALSGCWKVEIFASNDVRLVGHGNRCAGELRFEHEAEWRKLSKQRTWSLKEAAVACRQLDCGSAVSVQNVRHRPKVLHVWNFYSDCDGSERALTDCGTVRKGHSDFTTQVICSDVLPAPDISFYTDGSETSPIGNQTQGVVRKGYSFSISCSVEPQYYGGNFILSITGAHQNRSLTQAALNHVASFWFRAANQTHEGTYSCVYHNTVFSHSFSSEGGRLSLTVKDDSDVILDDGVLRAREDSAACAGRLLIHNGNETKPVSAESTVWDLNHAGIVCRQLGCDIAVSTEAVNLPNKMPMWRFFSDCLGRESALMECGAVNPRLSSSVIQVNCAGRRG, encoded by the exons ATGAGAGTGCAGAGCTGGGTCTTCACGTGGTCTtcacttgtgttttattgtgtgctGATGCTGAGTTGGGCTCTAAGGTCGGCAGGAGCACATTTTTCCACAG CTCGAGTTGGTGCACAGCGGCTAGATTTCTACAAACCTCTGTCAGCATGGAGGCGCTGTGCAGCCCTCTCAGGCTGCTGGAAGGTTGAAATATTCG CGTCCAATGATGTGAGGTTGGTTGGCCACGGGAACCGTTGTGCCGGCGAGCTGAGGTTCGAGCACGAGGCAGAGTGGAGAAAGCTGAGCAAACAGCGCACCTGGAGCCTGAAGGAGGCCGCCGTGGCGTGCAGACAGCTCGACTGCGGCTCTGCTGTTTCAGTCCAAAACGTCAGGCACCGGCCCAAAGTTCTGCACGTCTGGAACTTTTATTCGGACTGTGACGGCTCTGAGCGAGCGCTCACGGACTGCGGAACGGTGAGGAAGGGCCACTCAGATTTCACCACTCAGGTGATCTGCTCAG ACGTCCTGCCTGCTCCTGACATCAGTTTCTACACTGACGGCAGTGAGACTTCTCCAATTGGGAACCAAACGCAGGGCGTGGTGAGGAAGGGTTACTCTTTCAGCATCAGCTGCTCTGTGGAGCCACAATACTATGGCGGCAACTTTATCCTCAGCATCACCGGCGCCCACCAAAACCGCAGCTTGACCCAAGCAGCGTTGAATCACGTGGCCAGCTTCTGGTTCAGAGCTGCCAATCAAACACACGAGGGGACCTACAGCTGCGTCTATCACAACACTGTCTTCAGCCACAGCTTCTCATCTGAGGGCGGGAGGCTCTCGCTCACTGTCAAAG ATGATTCAGATGTGATTTTGGACGATGGCGTGCTCAGAGCCAGAGAGGACTCCGCTGCCTGTGCTGGGAGGCTTCTCATCCACAACGGGAACGAAACCAAACCGGTGAGCGCAGAGTCCACAGTCTGGGACCTGAACCACGCGGGCATAGTGTGCAGACAGCTGGGCTGCGACATCGCTGTTTCCACCGAAGCCGTCAACCTTCCCAACAAAATGCCGATGTGGCGTTTTTTCTCTGACTGCCTTGGAAGAGAGTCTGCGCTGATGGAGTGCGGAGCTGTAAATCCACGGCTTTCCTCCTCGGTCATTCAGGTGAACTGTGCAG GGCGCCGCGGGTGA
- the patl1 gene encoding protein PAT1 homolog 1 yields MFRFQSLNEDCMLEEEDDGLIEDEDEIDQFNDDTFGAGAIDDDWQEEHKRLAELDERDELGAGLGFGGGGMGGDSDLSTSERPSSTRIPSSVVHPPPPSSLASLSFSSSSSRLPPSDVEDRVGEGDLAESLARLILDADPAIAGVGAAERPGLPPGSSGSGLSALRGLDQPRVLPQPSPILPPTQPHQHPQHQLPPGLPASGLPPSSMLSYQQQQHLLRRGTAPMGQMSSHSIWENSMGFGPVSVTPGLLTHMEDNPLMSIIKEVGHPKRAPQGRNDEDLSERAPPPRSSSPVIGSPPVRAVPIGTPPKQPMSHALNHQIHHPTAVHVRAPVQHRYPAPFPERLSPNTLLNIANSPLCRGPFPPRVGPVLSQIQRAQLLNSQVAGFPRGGPPPLLPGGGGFRPFFGGPPPPHGHRMGPPPPHGPPNHAPPLRHNTTHLHPQHRRMLTQRMQSRGGDRRPGMDRRSRDPYSNLMTQKEKEWVTKIQMMQLQSTDPYLDDYYYQNYYEKMEKRQEKEQDSSKKEHTTKLITPQVAKVEHTYRPVQFAGSLGKLTVSSVNNPRKMIDAVVTTRSDDEEKREKQVWNKRRQILYTVEKMYSLLLEVQDFEKCFVQAPEEDREALLEQHKSNTEQLCSSLREKEWDDRVSDEQCVMIMSVRKGKRLISRLLPFLPSMQAAAVVMAIARNLPALAKKDKQDQVLCWLVEPVSAVIQSLSSASLTDLLQELQGSEGQLATVLHNKFGVTLLYVILSEGERMQSSDPNCQLMDDNRWTELVFSVTRELLSVPSSSLSPPLFTPPNLLSLFSRYVDRQRLELLQDKLQISALSR; encoded by the exons ATGTTTCGATTTCAG TCCCTGAATGAAGACTGTATgctggaggaggaagatgatggaTTGATAGAAGACGAAGATGAAATCGATCAATTCAATGATGACACTTTTGGAGCCGGGGCCATCG ATGACGACTGGCAGGAGGAACACAAGCGCCTCGCCGAGCTCGATGAACGGGACGAGTTAGGGGCGGGGCTGGGGTTCGGAGGAGGGGGGATGGGAGGGGACTCAGACTTGAGCACAAGCGAGCGCCCGTCCTCCACCCGAATCCCTTCTTCTGTAGTCCATCcccctccaccatcatccctcgCTTCCCTcagcttctcctcttcctcgtctAGACTGCCGCCATCAG ATGTGGAGGATCGAGTGGGGGAGGGGGATTTGGCCGAGTCTCTGGCCAGGCTGATCCTGGACGCTGACCCGGCCATCGCTGGAGTCGGGGCAGCTGAGAGACCCGGTCTGCCCCCCGGCTCCTCAGGATCCGGCCTCTCCGCCCTGCGGGGGCTGGACCAGCCCAGAGTCCTGCCGCAGCCCTCCCCCATCCTGCCTCCCACCCAGCCACACCAGCATCCCCAGCACCAGCTGCCTCCCGGGCTCCCTGCGTCAG GCCTTCCTCCCTCGTCCATGCTCAGctaccaacagcagcagcacttgcTGCGCAGAGGCACCGCCCCCATGGGCCAG ATGAGCTCTCACAGTATTTGGGAGAACAGCATGGGCTTTGGCCCCGTGAGCGTCACCCCGGGATTGCTCACACACATGGAG GATAATCCACTCATGTCGATAATCAAAGAGGTGGGCCATCCTAAACGAGCTCCTCAGGGCAGGAACGATGAGGATCTGTCAGAGAGGGCTCCTCCTCCACGCTCTTCTTCCCCTGTGATTGGCTCCCCTCCGGTGAGGGCGGTGCCAATCGGGACTCCACCCAAACAGCCGATGAGCCACGCGCTGAATCACCag atcCACCATCCCACTGCGGTCCACGTGAGAGCCCCAGTCCAGCACAGATACCCCGCTCCTTTCCCCGAGCGTCTGTCTCCCAACACCCTCCTCAACATTGCT AACTCTCCTCTGTGCCGCGGCCCGTTCCCCCCCAGAGTCGGTCCTGTTCTGTCGCAGATTCAACGCGCCCAGCTGCTCAACTCTCag GTGGCAGGATTTCCCCGCGGcggtcctcctcctctgctgccaGGCGGGGGAGGTTTCAGGCCCTTCTTCGGAGGCCCTCCTCCTCCGCACGGTCACCGAATGGGCCCCCCACCACCTCACGGGCCTCCTAACCACGCGCCGCCGCTCCGGCACAACACCACTCACCTTCACCCACAGCACCGCCGCATGCTCACCCAGCGCATGCAGAGCCGAGGAGG GGACCGCAGGCCCGGGATGGACCGGCGcagcagagacccctacagcaACCTGATGACTCAGAAAGAGAAGGAGTGGGTGACGAAGATCCAGATGATGCAGCTGCAGAGCACAGacccttacctggatgactacTACTATCAG aactACTATGAGAAAATGGAGAAGCGTCAGGAGAAAGAACAAGACAGCAGCAAGAAGGAGCACACCACCAAGCTCATCACTCCTCAGGTGGCCAAGGTGGAGCACACCTACAGACCAG TTCAGTTCGCAGGCTCTCTGGGTAAACTGACCGTCTCCAGCGTCAACAACCCCCGCAAGATGATCGACGCCGTGGTGACGACTCGCTCAGACGACgag GAGAAACGAGAGAAGCAGGTTTGGAATAAGAGGCGACAAATCCTCTACACAGTGGAGAAG ATGTACAGTTTGCTGTTGGAGGTTCAGGACTTTGAGAAGTGCTTCGTCCAGGCGCCGGAGGAGGACCGCGAGGCTCTGCTGGAGCAGCACAAGAGCAACACGGAGCAGCTCTGCAGCTCGCTGCGGGAGAAAGAGTGGGACGACAG AGTGAGTGACGAGCAGTGTGTGATGATCATGTCGGTGAGGAAGGGCAAGCGGCTCATCTCCCGGCTCCTCCCCTTCCTGCCCTCAATgcaggctgctgctgttgtcatGGCAATTGCCCGCAACCTTCCCGCTTTAGCCAAGAAGGACAAACAGGACCAG GTGCTGTGCTGGTTGGTGGAGCCGGTTTCTGCAGTGATCCAGTCGTTATCGAGCGCCTCCCTCACAGATCTGCTCCAGGAGCTCCAAGGCAGCGAGGGCCAGCtggccacagtgctgcacaacAAG TTTGGCGTGACGCTGCTCTACGTGATCCTGAGTGAAGGTGAGAGGATGCAGAGCTCCGACCCAAACTGTCAGCTCATGGACGACAATCGATG GACTGAGTTGGTGTTTTCGGTGACGAGGGAGCTGCTCAGCGTCCCCTCCTCGtccctctctccccccctcttCACCCCTCCCAACCTGCTCTCCCTCTTCTCGCGCTACGTGGACCGGCAGAGGCTCGAGCTGTTACAGGACAAGCTACA gATCTCTGCTTTGTCCAGGTAG
- the LOC113023549 gene encoding uncharacterized protein LOC113023549, which yields MVQWQLCTPENLMYSGFGRPFPRHGLQLLFWFSNQCVTCEVVQLVVTMKLVSDCQPENGNFGFHLFGNMEELLPVLSRPRKSRSKVTYFEVGNLSTETYPASANLPAYVRENYRSGVRSNNSNIDRIIIGYRVRTRVVETVYITEHDPAAFGRFRFDRTFEISCELIQALQNPQLDLTSFLIQMGYYVNVLQGIGETPYSDPSAQQTCSVVQYYSGSTQQPSSYEQHVHYSYNTSAQSGPAANYRKLPAYSYWKLPREAFSGKPKKRDGGEDFGFLKLLLGAGALYLAAKCLFWLLGSWWSEDVDGDVALKPQWTPTFWRRAPSDRHTHVMLDYVF from the exons ATGGTTCAGTGGCAGCTCTGCACTCCGGAGAACCTGATGTATTCAGGGTTTGGCCGTCCTTTTCCACGACACGGCCTCCAGCTGCTCTTTTGGTTTTCCAACCAGTGTGTGACCTGCGAGGTCGTCCAGCTGGTGGTCACCATGAAG CTGGTGTCGGACTGTCAGCCGGAGAACGGGAACTTCGGCTTCCACCTGTTTGGAAACATGGAGGAGCTCCTTCCTGTTCTGAGCAGGCCCAGGAAGAGCAGGAGTAAG GTTACGTACTTTGAGGTTGGCAACCTGAGCACAGAAACTTATCCTGCTTCTGCAAACCTGCCGGCGTACGTGAGGGAAAATTATCGGTCGGGTGTCAGAagcaacaactccaacatcGATCGCATCATCATTGGTTACCGGGTGAGGACCCGGGTGGTGGAGACGGTGTACATCACTGAGCACGACCCAGCCGCCTTTGGGAGGTTCAGATTCGACAGGACTTTTGAAATCAGCTGTGAACTGATCCAGGCCCTGCAGAACCCCCAGCTGGACCTCACCAGCTTCCTCATCCAGATGGGCTACTACGTAAATGTGCTCCAGGGCATAGGAGAGACCCCCTACTCGGATCCATCAGCTCAGCAAACCTGCAGCGTGGTGCAGTACTACAGCGGATCCACACAGCAGCCCAGCAGCTACGAGCAGCACGTGCACTACAGCTACAACACATCAGCACAGAGCGGGCCTGCAGCTAACTACAGGAAACTACCGGCGTACAGTTACTGGAAGCTGCCTCGTGAAG CTTTCAGTGGAAAACCAAAGAAGCGGGATGGCGGCGAGGACTTTGGCTTCCTGAAGCTTCTTCTCGGCGCTGGAGCGCTCTACTTAGCAGCCAAGTGTCTGTTCTGGTTACTCGGCAGCTGGTGGAGCGAAGACGTGGACGGAGACGTGGCGCTGAAGCCACAGTGGACTCCGACGTTTTGGCGCCGCGCTCCCAGCGATCGGCACACGCACGTCATGCTGGATTACGTCTTCTAA